A genomic region of Nymphaea colorata isolate Beijing-Zhang1983 chromosome 2, ASM883128v2, whole genome shotgun sequence contains the following coding sequences:
- the LOC116248814 gene encoding U11/U12 small nuclear ribonucleoprotein 59 kDa protein isoform X1, whose product MFPSPVPTGAPPPNWQISPDVHSAVGQYWQKTCLSESLSKLRDTISLAKSMHQELESILSIKGCDAVTEELDGNYSGQSLEKDLASIKAPEDSRGRDEVLCSELIKAKKIGLRTQESLSVEAANSLLSTLRDQLLPFDVVSQSSSWEEKSVAVRLANKIEKAKRNKLWRKRKRKRVAERLCKEREMYDQLDQDADEWRAREIAKDIAKRKVEKMKEIAKVKTKEEKKKLESELELVLVVEKLQELRSVRIQKLKKQGHFLPEEDDKFLQRVRAAVEEEERQAAIAADTGAAKDAIAIAEESRLAIRSGVPGIEGTQSEKTGDMVKQEDTDKETGRDFGKDAVFTESAQKGPEVQRQGGGYESTVALPLEFYHYYHGSNNDMGTLIEVRRVWDAYLRPGGSRIPGHWVLPPPPADDIWASYLVKPGNA is encoded by the exons ATGTTCCCATCCCCAGTACCGACTGGAGCGCCTCCTCCTAATTGGCAGATATCTCCCGATGTGCATTCTGCAGTCGGTCAGTATTGGCAGAAAACATGCCTTAGTGAGAGTCTGAGCAAATTGCGAGATACAATTTCTTTGGCAAAATCAAT GCACCAAGAACTGGAGTCTATTTTATCAATCAAAGGTTGTGATGCAGTCACAGAAGAATTGGATGGAAACTACTCTGGTCAATCGCTTGAAAAGGATTTGGCATCAATCAAAGCACCTGAAGATTCGAGAGGCAGAGATGAAGTTCTCTGTTCTGAACTGATTAAGGCAAAGAAGATTGGTTTACGAACTCAAGAGTCTCTTTCTGTGGAAGCTGCAAATTCATTGTTATCAACTTTGAGAGACCAACTGTTGCCTTTTGATGTTGTCAGTCAAAGTAGTTCATGGGAGGAAAAATCAGTGGCAGTAAGATTGGCTAACAAGATAGAGAAGGCTAAACGTAACAAACtctggagaaaaagaaagagaaaacgagtAGCTGAAAGGCTATGCAAG GAGAGAGAAATGTATGATCAACTTGACCAAGATGCCGATGAATGGAGGGCAAGAGAGATTGCAAAAGATATTGCCAAACGGAAG GttgagaaaatgaaggaaattgcAAAAGTTAAgacgaaggaggagaagaagaaactggaATCTGAG CTTGAACTAGTTCTGGTTGTTGAAAAGTTGCAAGAACTTCGATCAGTAAGGATCCAAAAGTTGAAGAAACAAG GCCATTTTCTGCCAGAAGAGGATGACAAGTTCCTTCAACGAGTTCGAGCTGCTGTTGAAGAGGAGGAGCGTCAAGCAGCTATTGCTGCTGATACTGGTGCTGCTAAGGATGCTATTGCCATTGCTGAAGAATCTAGACTGGCCATTAGAAGTGGTGTGCCTGGCATTGAAGGTACTCAGTCAGAGAAAACTGGAGACATGGTGAAGCAAGAAGACACAGATAAGGAAACTGGAAGGGACTTTGGAAAGGATGCTGTTTTCACTGAGTCTGCTCAGAAAGGTCCAGAGGTTCAGAGACAAGGTGGAGGATATGAATCCACTGTTGCTTTACCATTGGAGTTCTATCATTACTACCATGGTAGCAATAATGACATGGGCACCCTTATTGAG GTGAGAAGAGTTTGGGATGCATATCTTAGACCTGGTGGAAG TCGGATCCCTGGACACTGGGTCCTGCCGCCACCTCCTGCAGATGACATATGGGCATCATACCTGGTGAAGCCTGGAAATGCCTAG
- the LOC116248814 gene encoding U11/U12 small nuclear ribonucleoprotein 59 kDa protein isoform X2, giving the protein MFPSPVPTGAPPPNWQISPDVHSAVGQYWQKTCLSESLSKLRDTISLAKSMHQELESILSIKGCDAVTEELDGNYSGQSLEKDLASIKAPEDSRGRDEVLCSELIKAKKIGLRTQESLSVEAANSLLSTLRDQLLPFDVVSQSSSWEEKSVAVRLANKIEKAKRNKLWRKRKRKRVAERLCKEREMYDQLDQDADEWRAREIAKDIAKRKVEKMKEIAKVKTKEEKKKLESELELVLVVEKLQELRSVRIQKLKKQGHFLPEEDDKFLQRVRAAVEEEERQAAIAADTGAAKDAIAIAEESRLAIRSGVPGIEGTQSEKTGDMVKQEDTDKETGRDFGKDAVFTESAQKGPEVQRQGGGYESTVALPLEFYHYYHGSNNDMGTLIEVRRVWDAYLRPGGR; this is encoded by the exons ATGTTCCCATCCCCAGTACCGACTGGAGCGCCTCCTCCTAATTGGCAGATATCTCCCGATGTGCATTCTGCAGTCGGTCAGTATTGGCAGAAAACATGCCTTAGTGAGAGTCTGAGCAAATTGCGAGATACAATTTCTTTGGCAAAATCAAT GCACCAAGAACTGGAGTCTATTTTATCAATCAAAGGTTGTGATGCAGTCACAGAAGAATTGGATGGAAACTACTCTGGTCAATCGCTTGAAAAGGATTTGGCATCAATCAAAGCACCTGAAGATTCGAGAGGCAGAGATGAAGTTCTCTGTTCTGAACTGATTAAGGCAAAGAAGATTGGTTTACGAACTCAAGAGTCTCTTTCTGTGGAAGCTGCAAATTCATTGTTATCAACTTTGAGAGACCAACTGTTGCCTTTTGATGTTGTCAGTCAAAGTAGTTCATGGGAGGAAAAATCAGTGGCAGTAAGATTGGCTAACAAGATAGAGAAGGCTAAACGTAACAAACtctggagaaaaagaaagagaaaacgagtAGCTGAAAGGCTATGCAAG GAGAGAGAAATGTATGATCAACTTGACCAAGATGCCGATGAATGGAGGGCAAGAGAGATTGCAAAAGATATTGCCAAACGGAAG GttgagaaaatgaaggaaattgcAAAAGTTAAgacgaaggaggagaagaagaaactggaATCTGAG CTTGAACTAGTTCTGGTTGTTGAAAAGTTGCAAGAACTTCGATCAGTAAGGATCCAAAAGTTGAAGAAACAAG GCCATTTTCTGCCAGAAGAGGATGACAAGTTCCTTCAACGAGTTCGAGCTGCTGTTGAAGAGGAGGAGCGTCAAGCAGCTATTGCTGCTGATACTGGTGCTGCTAAGGATGCTATTGCCATTGCTGAAGAATCTAGACTGGCCATTAGAAGTGGTGTGCCTGGCATTGAAGGTACTCAGTCAGAGAAAACTGGAGACATGGTGAAGCAAGAAGACACAGATAAGGAAACTGGAAGGGACTTTGGAAAGGATGCTGTTTTCACTGAGTCTGCTCAGAAAGGTCCAGAGGTTCAGAGACAAGGTGGAGGATATGAATCCACTGTTGCTTTACCATTGGAGTTCTATCATTACTACCATGGTAGCAATAATGACATGGGCACCCTTATTGAG GTGAGAAGAGTTTGGGATGCATATCTTAGACCTGGTGGAAGGTGA
- the LOC116247132 gene encoding uncharacterized protein LOC116247132: MRLSPTLLRRSIGLRFLSQSLAEAPSPSSDGTTVPLTYLEGFPKPDPKYSETILGIPREKSGRLISAKERKAGRVPSIVFEQADGEHGGNKRLISVQTKQMKKLITQLGQSFFLSRLFDLEVRPDFESDEIIEKVRVLPRRMHLHSGTDEVLNVTFMRAPSGAKFKVNVPLVYRGEDACPGLRKGAYLNTIRRTVPFLCPADIVPPYIDVDLSELDVGQKLVMKDLKVHPAIRLYQVNEDWPICNVRHGRGSGKKSEQKK; the protein is encoded by the exons atGCGGCTCTCTCCAACGCTGCTACGGCGGTCGATCGGCCTCAGATTCCTCTCGCAATCACTCGCCGAGGCACCGTCGCCGTCTTCCGATGGGACGACCGTGCCTCTCACTTACCTTGAGGGCTTCCCCAAGCCGGACCCCAAGTACTCGGAGACGATCTTGGGAATACCCAGGGAGAAGTCCGGTCGCCTCATCTCCGCCAAGGAGAGAAAGGCCGGTCGTGTTCCAAGCATTGTCTTCGAGCAGGCGGACGGAGAGCACGGCGGCAACAAGCGCCTCATTTCCGTTCAGACCAAGCAGATGAAGAAGCTCATCACGCAGCTGGGTCagtccttcttcctctctcgccTTTTCGATCTTGAGGTCCGCCCCGACTTCGAGTCCGACGAGATCATCGAGAAAGTCCGCGTTCTACCGCGCCGG ATGCATCTACACTCGGGCACAGATGAAGTACTTAATGTTACATTCATGAGGGCCCCTTCAGGTGCTAAGTTTAAGGTCAATGTCCCACTTGTATACAGAGGAGAGGATGCATGCCCTGGGCTAAGAAAAG GGGCTTATTTGAACACAATTAGGAGGACAGTCCCATTCCTTTGCCCAGCTGATATTGTCCCCCCATATATTGATGTAGATTTAAGTGAGTTGGATGTGGGGCAGAAGTTGGTGATGAAGGATCTCAAGGTTCATCCTGCAATTAGGCTATACCAAGTTAATGAGGACTGGCCTATTTGCAATGTCAGGCATGGAAGGGGCTCTGGTAAGAAGTctgaacaaaagaaatga
- the LOC116246787 gene encoding F-box/kelch-repeat protein At3g61590-like has translation MEGETSWIPSRFSGIGREMIGEDTFLDSNDEVGVDLSVVSLDFLLPDDLLERILACLPIASIFRAKLVCKRWLEIVSSDRFLWHFSSITSHKPWYFMFTSNEGPFGFAYDPILRKWYSIHLPCIGATNWFIASSCGLVCFMDNSSRSQLYVCNPITKISKKIEVPSEPEQLDYSALSMSVDLQSNSYTVAVLKSKQVPDDFLQWNLSIQVYDSDTESWVTSVTEVLRGWRGGDESVICNGIFYFLIYSTGVMATSEYRHRLVMYDLASRSSRFSLMQNLISVPCPLTCGRLMNLKNRLVMVGGIGKQDRPDIIKGIGIWVLDKTEWQEVARMPHKYFQGFGELDDVFSSSGTDDLIYIQSYGSPILLIFDMSQKQWKWSQKCPVSKRFPLQLFTGFCFEPRLEVAP, from the coding sequence ATGGAAGGTGAGACTTCTTGGATACCTAGCCGTTTCAGCGGAATAGGAAGAGAGATGATTGGGGAGGATACATTCCTAGACAGCAATGATGAAGTTGGGGTTGATCTCTCTGTGGTctctcttgattttcttttgccaGATGATTTACTAGAGAGAATCCTGGCCTGTTTGCCTATAGCTAGCATTTTTAGGGCAAAGTTGGTCTGTAAAAGGTGGTTAGAGATTGTCAGTTCAGACAGGTTTTTGTGGCATTTCTCAAGTATTACATCGCACAAGCCTTGGTATTTTATGTTTACAAGCAATGAAGGCCCGTTCGGATTTGCGTATGATCCAATTCTGAGGAAATGGTACAGTATACACCTTCCTTGCATTGGTGCAACGAACTGGTTCATTGCGTCTTCTTGTGGGTTAGTCTGTTTCATGGATAACAGCAGTAGGAGCCAGCTCTATGTCTGTAATCCTATTACCAAGATCTCTAAAAAGATAGAGGTGCCTTCCGAGCCTGAACAATTGGACTATAGTGCCCTTTCTATGTCTGTGGACCTTCAGTCCAACTCCTATACTGTCGCAGTTTTGAAATCTAAGCAGGTTCctgatgattttcttcaatgGAATTTGTCAATCCAAGTCTATGATTCTGATACGGAGTCCTGGGTTACCTCTGTGACAGAAGTTTTGAGAGGATGGAGGGGAGGGGATGAGAGTGTTATCTGCAATGGGATTTTCTATTTCTTGATTTACTCAACTGGTGTCATGGCTACTTCCGAGTACCGGCACAGATTGGTCATGTATGATCTAGCAAGTAGATCTTCTCGCTTTTCTTTGATGCAGAATTTGATTTCTGTCCCCTGTCCTTTAACCTGTGGACGTCTGATGAATCTCAAGAATAGATTGGTAATGGTTGGTGGGATTGGTAAACAAGACAGGCCTGATATAATCAAGGGGATTGGGATCTGGGTACTGGACAAGACTGAGTGGCAGGAGGTGGCTCGTATGCCTCATAAGTACTTTCAAGGATTTGGGGAGTTGGATGATGTTTTCTCTAGCAGTGGAACCGATGATCTCATATATATTCAGAGCTACGGTTCACCTATTCTGCTTATATTTGACATGAGCCAGAAGCAATGGAAATGGTCACAGAAGTGTCCAGTGAGCAAGCGTTTCCCTTTGCAACTTTTCACGGGCTTCTGCTTTGAGCCCAGGCTCGAAGTTGCCCCTTAA
- the LOC116247045 gene encoding S-type anion channel SLAH2-like: MEGDSARFTQFSKSSSFLASKQVHAVSISMPSSPLGLNPENDKRMSNVSVNHDNSSTNFAAGPPTSSRNASPRLPTQAKSYSVHMQADTLNADRLQLSDQPSSCLIDSQRDKRTMKSFKSFKTFSGRLERQITMLRGKPVEEIKSSDGPPPQEVEVLPVDRYFDALDGPELDRLKDAEELILPEDQEWPFLLRFPISSFGICLGLSSQAILWKTLSSAPSLTFLHVSPIVNLVLWFASIAIVAIISTIYTLKIIFYFEAVRREYYHPIRINFFFAPWIACLFLVMGLPPLLVKTVPPMAWYFLMAPIFCLELNIYGQWMSGGRRLSKVANPSNHLSIVGNFVGALLGATMGLKEGPLFFFAIGFAHYAVLFVTLYQRLPTNEKLPKELHPVFFLFVAAPSVASMAWARINGSFDNVSRIIYFIALFLYMSLAVRINFFRGFRFSLAWWAYTFPMTGASIATIKYTNEAPHAVNLALSIALSCISSVTVTSLLITTVIHAFVLRDLFPNDIAIAITKKKAKIVKKNSHIMKLSPLDIPLREVTVSNQ; encoded by the exons ATGGAAGGAGATTCAGCACGATTTACCCAATTCTCcaaatcatcttcattcttAGCTTCAAAGCAGGTCCATGCAGTTTCTATCAGCATGCCTTCGTCACCATTGGGATTGAACCCAGAGAATGACAAGAGAATGTCCAATGTCAGTGTTAACCATGACAACTCTTCTACCAACTTCGCAGCAGGGCCGCCTACTTCTTCTCGTAATGCTTCTCCAAGGCTGCCCACGCAGGCAAAATCGTATTCTGTTCACATGCAGGCAGATACTCTAAATGCAGACCGGCTGCAGCTTTCTGATCAACCGAGCTCTTGTCTGATAGATTCACAAAGAGATAAGAGGACCATGAAGTCCTTTAAGTCCTTCAAGACCTTTTCCGGCAGGCTTGAGAGGCAGATAACGATGTTGCGAGGCAAACCAGTTGAAGAGATAAAAAGCAGTGATGGCCCGCCACCACAAGAAGTTGAGGTTCTGCCAGTGGATCGATATTTTGATGCTTTAGATGGGCCTGAGCTAGATAGACTTAAG GACGCTGAAGAATTAATCCTTCCTGAAGATCAGGAGTGGCCTTTCCTTCTCAGGTTCCCAATATCTTCCTTTGGCATATGTCTTGGCCTAAGTAGTCAAGCTATCCTCTGGAAAACGCTATCATCTGCTCCATCATTAACGTTTCTACATGTAAGCCCAATCGTAAACCTGGTTCTCTGGTTTGCCTCTATTGCGATTGTTGCAATTATCTCCACCATCTACACTCTGAAAATCATTTTCTACTTTGAAGCTGTTCGTCGCGAGTACTATCACCCAATTCGTATAAATTTCTTCTTTGCGCCATGGATCGCATGCTTGTTCTTAGTAATGGGATTACCTCCATTGCTGGTGAAAACCGTGCCTCCCATGGCCTGGTACTTCTTGATGGCTCCGATTTTCTGTCTTGAACTCAACATATATGGGCAGTGGATGTCCGGAGGACGCAGACTGTCCAAAGTTGCTAATCCATCGAATCATCTCTCTATAGTCGGAAATTTTGTCGGTGCTTTGCTGGGGGCTACCATGGGTCTGAAAGAAGGGCCTCTGTTTTTCTTCGCCATTGGTTTTGCTCACTATGCAGTGCTATTTGTTACACTGTACCAGAGGTTGCCAACCAACGAGAAATTACCCAAAGAGCTCCATCCGgtattctttttgtttgttgcagCTCCAAGTGTTGCTTCCATGGCGTGGGCTCGGATCAATGGCAGTTTCGATAACGTCTCAAGGATCATATATTTTATTGCGTTGTTTCTCTACATGTCTCTG GCAGTCCGGATTAACTTTTTTCGCGGATtcag GTTCTCCTTAGCATGGTGGGCTTACACATTTCCGATGACTGGCGCTTCAATTGCGACAATTAAGTACACAAATGAAGCTCCGCATGCCGTCAATTTGGCTCTGTCTATTGCTCTATCCTGCATTTCTTCTGTCACAGTAACGAGTTTACTGATCACAACGGTCATCCATGCCTTTGTCCTTCGTGATCTCTTCCCAAATGACATAGCCATTGCCATTacgaaaaagaaagcaaagattGTCAAGAAGAACTCGCATATTATGAAGCTGTCACCCTTAGACATCCCCCTCAGAGAAGTCACTGTATCCAATCAATGA